One Kazachstania africana CBS 2517 chromosome 5, complete genome DNA window includes the following coding sequences:
- the FPR4 gene encoding peptidylprolyl isomerase FPR4 (similar to Saccharomyces cerevisiae FPR4 (YLR449W) and FPR3 (YML074C); ancestral locus Anc_4.342) yields MSDMLPLATYSLNVQPYDPTPAIGLDMPVTIRITMAAMDPEPFDDEKKPSTLRMIKRNPNFEDHDQDHEESSEDEESEESEEEEKEPKKKAGKKEESDDDEEEEEEEESDDEEGEDDEFEECVLATLSPSTSFQQVLDITIAPEEEVQFVVTGSYTVSLTGNYVKHPFDTPIEEFGSDSEEEYDDELVQDEYQDEDDEELSDELDDLEDASDIEGRIEELVSKDEAKKNKNKRKQEEQPKEPAQAKKVKKETKKETKSEEPKKEENKKAKKVEFKKDLEEGPTKSQKPKAKVLEGGVIVEDRTVGKGALAKRGSRIGMRYIGKLKNGKVFDKNTSGKPFVFKLGRGEVIKGWDIGVAGMAVGGERRIVIPAPYAYGKSALPGIPANSELTFDVKLVSLK; encoded by the coding sequence ATGTCTGATATGTTACCATTAGCCACATACTCTTTGAACGTTCAACCATATGACCCTACTCCGGCCATTGGTTTAGACATGCCAGTTACTATTCGTATTACCATGGCTGCCATGGATCCTGAACcatttgatgatgaaaagaagcCATCTACTTTAAGAATGATCAAGAGAAACCCAAACTTTGAAGATCACGATCAAGACCACGAAGAAAGttctgaagatgaagaatctgaagagtctgaagaagaagaaaaggagccaaagaagaaggctGGCAAGAAGGAAGAATCcgacgatgatgaagaagaagaagaagaagaagaatctgaCGACGAAGAAGGTGAAGACGATGAATTCGAAGAATGTGTCTTGGCCACTTTATCTCCATCTACTTCTTTCCAACAAGTTCTAGACATCACAATTGCtccagaagaagaagttcAGTTTGTTGTTACTGGTTCTTACACTGTTTCTCTAACCGGTAACTACGTCAAGCACCCATTTGACACTCCAATAGAAGAATTTGGAAGTGAcagtgaagaagaatacgATGACGAATTAGTTCAAGACGAATACCAAGAcgaagatgacgaagaattAAGTGACGAATTGGATGACTTAGAAGATGCCAGTGACATTGAAGGTCGcattgaagaattagtTTCTAAGGATGAAGCtaagaagaacaaaaacaaGAGAAAGCAAGAAGAACAACCAAAAGAACCAGCGCAAGCTAAGAaagtaaagaaagaaactaAGAAGGAAACTAAGAGTGAAGAACcaaagaaggaagaaaacaaaaaggCCAAAAAAGTAGAATTCAAGAAGGATTTAGAAGAAGGTCCAACCAAGAGCCAGAAACCAAAAGCCAAGGTCTTAGAAGGTGGTGTCATAGTTGAAGACCGTACTGTTGGTAAGGGTGCTTTAGCCAAGAGAGGCTCTAGAATCGGTATGAGATACATTGGTAAATTGAAGAACGGTAAAGTTTTCGACAAAAACACCAGTGGTAAGCCATTTGTCTTCAAATTAGGCCGTGGTGAAGTCATCAAGGGTTGGGATATTGGTGTTGCCGGTATGGCCGTCGGTGGTGAACGTAGAATCGTTATCCCAGCTCCATATGCCTATGGTAAGTCTGCCTTACCAGGTATCCCAGCTAACTCGGAATTGACTTTTGATGTTAAATTAGTCTCCTTAAAATAG